The Coregonus clupeaformis isolate EN_2021a chromosome 3, ASM2061545v1, whole genome shotgun sequence genome includes a region encoding these proteins:
- the bicc2 gene encoding bicaudal C homolog 2 translates to MATTTEESSPLPTQREPHRPGPEPILRQLEQYQPHLEPRLECSLEPSPGPILNQDQTLSQTPFPSPSPSHRDREEEEDEDEEEGGNSGPGPEPMGGEHSDPEWVEERFRIDRKKLEAMLYAPRHGEGLTGEEFFERVMVETNTQVKWPSKLKIGAKSKKDPHVKVDGKRANVQEAKKKILELLETKVNKVTLKMDVAHTEHSHVIGKGGGNIKKVMEMTSCHIHFPDSNRHNATGEKSNQVSIAGPVQGVEAARKRIRDLQPLVLTFDLPVTLVSQALPDAASPVIQQVAQALGVSVSFRAQPRLYSSCCVVRALQGNAAAIKKAVCVLMELLLGSELGAGGQGGVTGLVSTQLDVTSQQHLFLLGQNGAHFLGVMHQTQTQIILPDLNAPQNPPSLLIQGSPDGVCLARQQLMDCLPVCLMFDMREDGEADPRKLAQMMQSLGVFISVKPKVKQTAKSVVVKGLERNIPSLYEARRLLLGLASSEVAMTAKMNSDPMLAGNGLTNYWLNMLLQQLRLSDHGSVPTAEAVIGSFSQTKPHPSPPPGLTPPSEEVRMGLKGKESRQLEKIPENEDPSGLSDEDESPSPMTSELSDVMSQVRMISRRSSLQGPEVCRFLNQGRRHSTGQVMNMRLLDGEMEGGRSERRNSLREMEGGRGDSRRNSLREMEGGRGDSRRNSLRRDVTQTQDTLSDVSRNEDYDYEMKKLLATRAMQRNPVVTEVRTPTDTWSGLGFSKSMPAEAVKELRNISRRSYKPYLANTGQQQQQTWVPQNGKEKVSNGSNSENWRDRRGSSSSSSPIFPSPSSSSSSSPSNFSSSFSSSTSSFPAFASSTNRPRTDKTSESFLSCSNYFECVSSVRALTASQRSPSPQPTDDLPELLSQLGMGKYIDVFQQQEIDFQTFLTLSDEDLKEVGVSTFGARRKMLLAISDLNKSKRKLSETPAVKPVYLEGGASGRLPRIMDEDNAAQTNHW, encoded by the exons ATGGCCACCACAACGGAGGAAAGCTCTCCTCTCCCTACCCAGAGAGAACCACACAGACCCGGCCCAGAACCCATCCTGAGACAGCTAGAACAATACCAGCCTCACCTAGAACCAAGACTAGAATGTAGTCTAGAACCCAGTCCTGGACCCATCCTaaaccaggaccagactctatcTCAGACCCCTTTTCCTTCCCCATCCCCGTCCCACCgcgacagagaggaagaggaggatgaggacgaAGAGGAAGGAGGTAACTCCGGACCAGGACCAGAGCCTATGGGAGGTGAACATTCAGACCCGGAATGGGTTGAGGAGAGATTCCGTATCGATAGGAAGAAACTGGAGGCCATGCTGTATG CCCCTAGACATGGAGAGGGACTTACAGGTGAAGAGTTCTTTGAGAGA GTGATGGTGGAAACTAACACCCAGGTGAAATGGCCATCAAAGCTGAAAATAGGAGCCAAGTCAAAAAAAG acccccatgTGAAAGTGGATGGGAAGAGAGCCAATGTTCAAGAGGCCAAAAAGAAGATTCTAGAACTTttggagacaaag GTCAACAAGGTGACCCTGAAGATGGACGTGGCCCACACAGAACACtcccatgtgatcgggaaagggGGCGGGAACATCAAGAAGGTGATGGAGATGACATCATGCCACATCCACTTTCCTGACTCCAACCGCCACAACGCCACTGGAGAAAAGAGCAACCAG GTGTCCATCGCTGGGCCTGTCCAAGGGGTGGAGGCAGCCAGGAAGAGGATACGA GATCTTCAGCCCCTGGTGTTGACCTTTGACCTCCCAGTGACCCTGGTGTCCCAGGCCCTGCCGGATGCAGCGTCGCCGGTCATCCAGCAGGTGGCGCAGGCTCTGGGGGTCAGTGTGAGCTTCAGGGCCCAGCCCAGACTGTACAGCAGCTGCTGTGTGGTTAGAGCACTGCAGGGCAATGCCGCCGCCATCAAG AAGGCGGTGTGTGTGCTGATGGAGCTGCTGCTGGGGTCGGAGCTCGGGGCTGGGGGTCAGGGTGGGGTCACGGGGCTGGTCAGCACCCAGCTGGACGTGACCTCCCAGCAGCACCTCTTCCTGCTGGGGCAGAACGGAGCCCACTTCCTGGGGGTCATgcaccagacccagacccagataaTTCTGCCAGACCTCAACGCCCCACAGAACCCCCCCTCACTGCTCATCCAGGGAAGCCCAGACGGAGTGTGTCTGGCCAGGCAGCAACTCATG gactgtctgcctgtgtgtctgaTGTTTGACATGCGTGAGGATGGGGAGGCAGACCCTCGTAAACTGGCTCAGATGATGCAGAGTCTGGGGGTCTTCATCAGCGTCAAACCCAAAGTCAAACAGACCGCCAAG TCAGTGGTGGTAAAGGGTCTGGAGAGGAACATCCCCAGTCTGTACGAGGCTCGGCGGCTGCTGCTAGGGCTGGCGTCCAGCGAAGTCGCCATGACAGCCAAGATGAACTCTGACCCCATGTTGGCCGGTAACGGGCTGACCAACTACTGGCTCAACATGCTGCTGCAGCAACTCCGCCTCTCCGAccacg GCTCAGTGCCCACCGCTGAGGCTGTGATTGGCTCTTTTTCCCAAACTAAACCTCACCCGTCACCCCCACCAGGCCTAACTCCGCCCTCTGAGGAAGTGAGGATGGGACTGAAGGGGAAAGAGAGCAGACAACTGGAGAAG ATCCCAGAAAACGAGGATCCATCCGGCCTGTCTGACGAGGACGAGAGCCCTAGTCCGATGACATCAGAGCTGAGTGATGTCATGAGCCAGGTCAGGATGATAAGTCGGAGGAGCAGCCTCCAGGGTCCTGAAGTCTGCAGGTTCCTCAACCAGGGGAGACGCCACTCAACAGGCCAGGTCATGAACATGAG ACTGCTggacggagagatggagggaggacggAGTGAGAGACGCAACAgcctgagagagatggagggagggaggggtgatagTAGACGGAACAgcctgagagagatggagggagggaggggtgatagTAGACGGAACAGCCTGAGGAGGGATGTGACTCAGACTCAGGACACTCTCTCTGACGTGTCAAGGAATGAG GATTACGACTATGAGATGAAGAAACTGCTGGCAACTAGAG CCATGCAGAGGAATCCGGTGGTGACAGAGGTTCGGACCCCCACTGATACCTGGAGTGGTCTGGGCTTCTCTAAGTCCATGCCTGCCGAGGCTGTTAAGGAGCTACGCAACATCAGCCGACGCAGCTACAAACCCTACCTGGCAAACActggccaacaacaacaacag aCCTGGGTCCCGCAGAATGGGAAGGAGAAAGTGTCTAATGGCAGTAATTCAGAGAACTGGCGTGACAGACGAGGATCATCCTCTTCATCCTCCCCCATTTTCCCTtctccatcttcctcctcctcttcctccccctctaacttctcctcttccttctcctcctccacgtCGTCCTTCCCGGCATTTGCGTCTTCAACAAACAGACCCCGAACCGATAAAACCT cGGAGAGCTTCCTGAGCTGCAGTAACTACTTTGAGTGCGTGTCCTCGGTGAGGGCGTTGACTGCTAGCCAGCGGAGCCCCTCCCCCCAGCCAACAGATGACCTCCCAGAGCTACTGAGCCAGCTGGGTATGGGGAAGTACATCGACGTGTTCCAACAGCAAgag ATAGATTTCCAGACTTTCCTGACTCTGTCTGACGAGGATCTGAAAGAGGTGGGAGTGTCCACCTTTGGAGCGAGAAGGAAGATGCTACTGGCCATCTCAG ACCTAAACAAAAGCAAGAGGAAACTGTCAGAGACGCCTGCTGTGAAGCCAGTCTACCTAGAAGGCGGGGCTAGTGGCCGGCTCCCACGAATCATGGATGAGGACAACGCTGCTCAAACAAACCACTGGTGA